A region of Subdoligranulum variabile DNA encodes the following proteins:
- a CDS encoding AAA family ATPase — translation MKPLYLTLCAFGPYAGRTELDFAKFGGSGLFLIGGDTGAGKTALFDAITFALYGETTGENRKTTMLRSDFAAPDAETFVELTFAHRGRTYVVRRWPEQQRAAKRGSGIVKSPPRAELIREPEAPVSGAQAVTAAVVKLLGIDAKQFAQVSMLAQNDFTRLLNAPSADRADILRQIFDTADHQRLGQAAIRHAREADEACRRLEEVLLMHVGSLLGAGADEETAAELQKIQDARDAFGAAGAVDLAKRLLEFDEAIEARQNEVMADLDEKIARGDAGVKLAEERVARRRQLAGLVAEEARTAEVQRQTEALQTELQTRSDALKQTIADTEAARDALGKTDTEQVRLEHHIELAENLTATCETLLRSLTAADQAAETAAARQQDYVKAQAALDEAEAQYAALQRQLNANRAGLLAQQLQPGQPCPVCGSTEHPCPAQLPGDHVTEQALEEREQALTAQRRDTAASSRTAGDAAARAAELRAALTRDAASFFARRAGRYTGKPAEELSPAELRAALEEQKTSLAEGLKGLRAQHDEYKRQSDKARALSDQLDNLNNQLKGLEKQAFAASRKAANAKAGHAAAAARVQQMQETVPGKEESDALAKLQQALARLRADRAAATNARDAAVHRLHTNRAALEGMEKTLRALSAARDKRAMWDNLSKTINGNLAGKVKLPFEQYVQAFYFDGVVEAANLRFTRMTDGQYRLLRRKSEAVGGKTALDLDVFDAYTGKTRPVGSLSGGESFMAALCLALGISDTIQQNAGGVTIETLFIDEGFGTLDSDSLEKAVDTLAGLAGGDKLIGVISHVEALQSRLTRQIRVTKTRAGSKAEIVLE, via the coding sequence ATGAAACCCCTGTACCTGACCCTGTGTGCCTTCGGGCCCTATGCCGGGCGCACCGAGCTGGATTTTGCCAAATTCGGCGGCAGCGGCCTGTTCCTGATCGGCGGCGACACCGGCGCCGGCAAGACCGCCCTGTTTGACGCCATCACCTTTGCCCTCTACGGCGAGACCACCGGCGAAAACCGCAAGACCACCATGCTGCGCAGCGATTTCGCCGCCCCCGACGCCGAGACCTTCGTGGAGCTGACCTTCGCCCACCGGGGCCGCACCTACGTGGTGCGCCGCTGGCCGGAGCAGCAGCGCGCCGCCAAGCGGGGCAGCGGCATCGTGAAAAGCCCGCCCCGGGCGGAACTGATCCGGGAACCGGAAGCCCCGGTCTCGGGCGCCCAGGCCGTGACGGCGGCGGTGGTCAAGTTGCTGGGCATCGACGCCAAGCAGTTTGCCCAGGTGTCCATGCTGGCCCAGAACGACTTCACCCGGCTGCTCAACGCGCCGTCCGCCGACCGCGCCGACATCCTGCGCCAGATCTTTGACACCGCCGACCACCAGCGGCTGGGACAGGCGGCCATCCGCCACGCCCGGGAGGCCGACGAGGCCTGCCGCCGTCTGGAGGAGGTGCTGCTCATGCATGTGGGCAGCCTGCTGGGCGCCGGGGCCGACGAGGAGACCGCCGCCGAACTGCAGAAGATCCAGGACGCCCGGGACGCCTTCGGGGCGGCGGGGGCGGTGGACCTGGCCAAACGGCTGCTGGAATTTGACGAGGCCATCGAGGCCCGGCAGAACGAGGTCATGGCCGACCTGGACGAGAAGATCGCCCGGGGAGACGCCGGGGTCAAGCTGGCCGAGGAACGGGTAGCCCGGCGGCGTCAGCTGGCGGGGCTGGTGGCGGAGGAAGCCCGCACGGCGGAGGTGCAGCGCCAGACCGAGGCGCTGCAGACCGAGCTGCAGACCCGCAGCGACGCGCTGAAACAGACCATCGCCGACACCGAGGCCGCCCGGGACGCCCTGGGCAAGACCGACACCGAGCAGGTGCGGCTGGAACACCACATCGAACTGGCGGAGAACCTGACCGCCACCTGCGAAACCCTGCTGCGCAGCCTGACGGCGGCGGATCAGGCCGCCGAAACGGCCGCCGCCCGCCAGCAGGACTACGTAAAGGCCCAGGCCGCGCTGGACGAGGCCGAGGCTCAGTACGCCGCGCTGCAGCGGCAGCTCAACGCCAACCGGGCGGGCCTGCTGGCCCAGCAATTGCAGCCGGGGCAGCCCTGCCCGGTCTGCGGTTCCACCGAACACCCCTGCCCGGCCCAGCTGCCGGGGGACCATGTGACCGAACAGGCCCTGGAGGAGCGGGAACAGGCCCTCACCGCCCAGCGGCGGGACACGGCGGCCTCCTCCCGCACGGCAGGGGATGCGGCCGCCCGGGCGGCCGAGCTGCGGGCCGCCCTGACCCGGGACGCGGCCTCCTTTTTTGCCCGCCGCGCCGGGCGGTACACCGGCAAACCGGCGGAGGAACTCTCCCCGGCGGAGCTGCGCGCCGCCCTGGAGGAACAGAAGACCAGTCTGGCCGAGGGGCTGAAAGGCCTGCGGGCCCAGCACGACGAATACAAGCGCCAGAGCGACAAGGCCCGGGCGCTGTCCGACCAGCTGGACAACCTGAACAACCAGCTGAAAGGGCTGGAAAAGCAGGCCTTTGCGGCCTCCCGCAAGGCGGCCAACGCCAAGGCGGGCCACGCTGCGGCGGCCGCCCGGGTGCAGCAGATGCAGGAGACGGTGCCCGGCAAGGAGGAATCCGACGCCCTGGCCAAGCTCCAGCAGGCCCTGGCCCGGCTGCGGGCCGACCGCGCCGCCGCCACCAACGCCCGGGACGCCGCCGTCCACCGGCTGCACACCAACCGCGCCGCCCTGGAGGGCATGGAAAAGACGCTGCGGGCCCTCTCCGCCGCCCGGGACAAACGGGCCATGTGGGACAATCTGTCCAAGACCATCAACGGCAACCTGGCCGGCAAGGTCAAGCTGCCCTTTGAACAGTACGTCCAGGCCTTCTACTTCGACGGCGTGGTGGAGGCGGCGAATCTGCGCTTCACCCGGATGACCGACGGCCAGTACCGGCTGCTCCGCCGCAAGAGCGAGGCGGTGGGCGGCAAGACCGCCCTGGACCTGGACGTCTTCGACGCCTACACCGGCAAGACCCGCCCGGTGGGCAGTCTGTCGGGAGGGGAGAGCTTCATGGCCGCCCTCTGCCTGGCGCTGGGCATCAGCGACACCATCCAGCAGAACGCCGGGGGCGTCACCATCGAGACCCTCTTCATCGACGAGGGCTTCGGTACCCTGGATTCCGACAGCCTGGAAAAGGCGGTGGACACGTTGGCGGGCCTCGCCGGCGGTGATAAGCTCATCGGGGTCATCTCCCACGTGGAGGCGCTGCAGTCCCGCCTGACGCGGCAGATCCGGGTCACCAAGACCCGCGCCGGCAGCAAGGCGGAGATTGTGCTGGAATAA
- a CDS encoding GNAT family N-acetyltransferase, whose amino-acid sequence MKPTFKQVTKTRYVELVSELAKEIFVQHYTKLTPKVAAALADKYQSDVLTDDEIHSGVINYFLIYLGSEPVGYFAMDLGPAGALCLSRLFLKEKARGQGIGRSVVAYAQKLAEGDGRSRLYMQVWARDLKAEMFCKKCRFRKAETVPVEVLPGVTLDITTWEKLWR is encoded by the coding sequence ATGAAACCGACCTTCAAACAAGTGACCAAGACCCGCTACGTGGAGCTGGTGAGCGAGCTGGCCAAGGAGATCTTCGTGCAGCATTACACGAAGCTCACCCCCAAGGTGGCCGCCGCCCTGGCCGACAAATACCAGAGCGACGTGCTCACCGACGACGAGATCCACAGCGGGGTCATCAACTATTTTCTGATCTATCTGGGCAGCGAGCCGGTGGGCTATTTTGCCATGGACTTAGGGCCTGCGGGGGCGCTGTGTCTCAGCCGTCTGTTCCTGAAAGAGAAGGCCCGGGGTCAGGGCATCGGCCGCAGCGTGGTGGCCTACGCCCAGAAGCTGGCCGAGGGCGACGGCCGCAGCCGCCTGTACATGCAGGTGTGGGCCCGGGACCTGAAAGCCGAGATGTTCTGCAAGAAATGCCGGTTCCGCAAGGCGGAGACGGTGCCCGTGGAGGTGCTGCCCGGCGTGACGCTGGACATCACCACCTGGGAAAAACTTTGGAGATGA
- a CDS encoding PSP1 domain-containing protein, with protein sequence MKVISVKFKENGRAYYFDPGEFQVKEGDFVIVTTARGTECGEVVRGPHEVPGFSREVKPVIRVADAVDVRRMRQNRADVQRAFQICEQRIAAHDLKMKLVDAEYTLDRSKLVFYFTADNRVDFRELVKDLAAQFHTRIELRQIGVRDESKMLGGLGLCGQPFCCSRFLKNFQPVSIKMAKEQGLSLNPAKISGACGRLMCCLAYEQKSYEYLNSITPTPGSIVRTPDGEGTVLEVNVVAGTLKVRSNVEILAPRVYKREECVYLRGGKRVPKAPDPEQD encoded by the coding sequence ATGAAAGTGATTTCCGTAAAATTCAAAGAGAACGGCCGGGCCTACTACTTTGATCCCGGCGAATTTCAGGTGAAGGAAGGGGACTTCGTCATCGTCACCACCGCCCGCGGCACCGAGTGCGGCGAGGTGGTCCGCGGCCCCCACGAGGTGCCGGGCTTCTCCCGGGAGGTCAAACCGGTGATCCGGGTGGCCGACGCCGTGGATGTGCGCCGCATGCGCCAGAACCGCGCCGACGTGCAGCGGGCGTTCCAGATCTGCGAACAGCGCATCGCCGCCCACGACCTCAAGATGAAACTGGTGGACGCCGAATATACCCTGGACCGCAGCAAGCTGGTCTTTTACTTCACCGCCGACAACCGGGTGGATTTCCGGGAGCTGGTCAAGGACCTGGCCGCCCAGTTCCACACCCGCATCGAACTGCGCCAGATCGGCGTGCGGGACGAAAGCAAGATGCTGGGCGGGCTGGGCCTGTGCGGTCAGCCTTTCTGCTGCAGCCGCTTTCTGAAGAATTTCCAGCCCGTCTCCATCAAGATGGCCAAGGAACAGGGCCTCAGCCTCAACCCCGCCAAGATCAGCGGCGCCTGCGGCCGCCTCATGTGCTGCCTGGCCTACGAACAGAAGAGCTATGAGTACCTCAATTCCATCACCCCCACCCCGGGCAGCATCGTCCGCACCCCCGACGGCGAGGGCACCGTCCTGGAAGTCAACGTGGTGGCCGGAACGCTGAAGGTCCGCTCCAATGTGGAGATCCTCGCACCCCGCGTCTACAAGCGGGAAGAATGCGTCTATCTGCGGGGCGGCAAGCGCGTCCCCAAGGCTCCCGACCCTGAACAGGACTGA
- a CDS encoding exonuclease SbcCD subunit D, whose product MKFLHLADLHLGKRVNGFDLLEDQRFILEQVLALCDEHDVEAVLLAGDIYDAPVPPASACTLLDWFLTQLAGRRIPVLAIAGNHDSAERLDFAAGLLAAQGVHLAGRFTGAPRQIVLNDRHGPVEFTLLPFVRAATVRHFLPDADLPDYDSAVAAALGACQPAAPRRVLLAHQMVVAGVCPPQLSGSETAPLTVGTVDSIDASRFDGFAYAALGHIHRAQRVGSDTVRYAGAPLCYHLDECGTEKSVTLVDLGRRGVEDIQLLPLIPRRAMRHLTGPLAKLTEHPTDTGDYIWATLTDPTPLPDAMAALRAAYPNAMRLDYQPRGSAAGPADAALAVRGKPFAELFQDFFTQMNGRPLTIEEARAVKQLREEAAKA is encoded by the coding sequence ATGAAATTTCTGCATCTGGCGGACCTGCACCTGGGCAAACGGGTGAACGGGTTCGATCTGCTGGAGGACCAGCGTTTCATCCTGGAACAGGTGCTGGCCCTGTGTGACGAACACGACGTGGAGGCCGTGCTGCTGGCGGGGGACATCTACGACGCCCCGGTGCCGCCGGCGTCGGCCTGCACCCTGCTGGACTGGTTCCTGACCCAGCTGGCGGGGCGGCGCATCCCGGTGCTGGCCATCGCGGGCAACCACGACAGCGCCGAGCGGCTGGATTTTGCGGCGGGACTGCTGGCGGCCCAGGGGGTACACCTGGCCGGACGGTTCACCGGCGCACCGCGCCAGATCGTGCTCAACGACCGCCACGGCCCGGTGGAGTTCACCCTGCTGCCCTTTGTGCGGGCGGCCACCGTGCGCCATTTTCTGCCCGACGCCGACCTGCCCGACTACGACAGCGCCGTGGCCGCGGCCCTGGGAGCCTGCCAGCCGGCAGCGCCCCGGCGGGTGCTGCTGGCCCACCAGATGGTGGTGGCGGGGGTCTGCCCGCCCCAGCTGTCCGGCAGCGAGACGGCACCCCTGACGGTGGGCACGGTGGATTCCATCGACGCTTCCCGGTTTGACGGCTTTGCCTATGCGGCCCTGGGGCACATCCACCGGGCCCAGCGGGTGGGCAGCGACACCGTGCGGTACGCCGGGGCGCCGCTGTGCTATCACCTGGACGAGTGCGGCACGGAAAAATCCGTGACGCTGGTGGACCTGGGCCGCCGCGGCGTGGAGGACATCCAGCTGCTGCCCCTGATCCCCCGCCGCGCCATGCGCCACCTGACGGGACCGCTGGCCAAACTCACCGAACATCCCACCGACACGGGGGATTACATCTGGGCTACGCTGACCGACCCCACGCCGCTGCCCGACGCCATGGCCGCCCTGCGGGCTGCCTACCCCAACGCCATGCGGCTGGACTACCAGCCCCGGGGCAGCGCCGCCGGTCCTGCCGACGCGGCCCTGGCCGTGCGGGGCAAGCCCTTTGCCGAGCTGTTCCAGGACTTTTTCACCCAGATGAACGGCCGCCCCCTGACCATCGAGGAGGCCCGGGCCGTGAAGCAGCTGCGAGAGGAGGCCGCCAAAGCATGA
- a CDS encoding NusG domain II-containing protein: MTFLQKHRKDLLFTAVLLVLAGVLFRFTHPGGAGTVAVLRYGDPQTEQIIDLTKDARYDIDTGVYTIHLQVAEGGIAFVDSPCPDHTCEGFGVLRNVGDWAACLPAQASLTIEESP; the protein is encoded by the coding sequence GTGACATTTTTGCAAAAACACCGCAAGGACCTGCTGTTTACGGCGGTACTGCTGGTGCTGGCGGGGGTGCTGTTCCGCTTCACCCATCCCGGCGGCGCCGGGACGGTGGCTGTGCTGCGGTACGGCGACCCCCAGACCGAACAGATCATCGACCTGACCAAGGACGCCCGGTACGACATCGACACCGGGGTGTATACCATCCATCTGCAGGTGGCGGAGGGCGGCATCGCCTTCGTGGACAGTCCCTGTCCCGACCACACCTGCGAGGGCTTCGGCGTACTGCGCAATGTGGGCGACTGGGCCGCCTGCCTGCCCGCCCAAGCCAGCCTGACCATCGAAGAAAGCCCCTGA
- a CDS encoding rhomboid family intramembrane serine protease — translation MHWIDTLERRFGRYGIPYLVNALIVGQLAVGLFILIINWRLGTAISLDRDAVLHGQVWRLVTFLFQPIWLGSLLGILNLFFYFWIGNSLTRYWGDFRITLYLLLGTVGTWIGAFLTGAGGPSGVYLSMLFAYCWMWPNQEVLLWGIIPLKMKYLGWFELALWLLQFITSNFANRVSLVLGMAGFVAFLGPEVFSWCKETVFSWKRRRDWNNRNNRNNRW, via the coding sequence ATGCACTGGATCGATACCCTGGAACGCCGCTTCGGCCGGTACGGGATCCCGTATCTCGTCAACGCCCTCATCGTGGGACAGCTGGCCGTGGGGCTCTTCATCCTCATCATCAACTGGCGGCTGGGAACGGCCATCTCCCTGGACCGGGATGCCGTCCTCCACGGCCAGGTCTGGCGCCTCGTCACCTTCCTGTTCCAGCCCATCTGGCTGGGCAGCCTGCTGGGCATCCTCAACCTCTTCTTCTATTTCTGGATCGGCAACTCCCTGACCCGCTACTGGGGCGATTTCCGCATCACCCTCTATCTGCTGCTGGGCACCGTGGGCACCTGGATCGGCGCCTTCCTCACCGGCGCCGGCGGCCCCAGCGGCGTCTACCTCAGCATGCTCTTCGCCTACTGCTGGATGTGGCCCAACCAGGAAGTCCTGCTCTGGGGCATCATCCCCCTCAAAATGAAGTACCTGGGCTGGTTTGAACTGGCCCTGTGGCTGCTGCAGTTTATCACCAGCAATTTCGCCAACCGCGTCAGCCTCGTGCTGGGTATGGCCGGTTTCGTGGCCTTCCTCGGCCCCGAGGTGTTCTCCTGGTGCAAGGAGACCGTCTTCAGCTGGAAGCGCCGCCGGGACTGGAACAACCGCAATAACCGCAACAACCGCTGGTAA
- a CDS encoding cyclic-di-AMP receptor, with product MKLITAIVNKEDSRAVCNELLKHKFYVTRLATTGGFLMAGNMTLLICTEDEKVDECIGIISQFCKQRTEIVPGTATLGLGIESAMPMEVTVGGATVIVTNVERFEKL from the coding sequence ATGAAACTCATCACCGCGATCGTCAATAAGGAAGATTCCCGCGCCGTCTGCAACGAACTGCTCAAACACAAGTTCTACGTCACCCGCCTGGCTACCACCGGCGGATTCCTCATGGCCGGCAACATGACCCTGCTCATCTGCACCGAGGATGAAAAGGTGGATGAGTGCATCGGCATCATCTCCCAGTTCTGCAAGCAGCGCACCGAGATCGTCCCCGGCACCGCCACCCTGGGCCTGGGCATCGAGAGCGCCATGCCCATGGAAGTCACCGTGGGCGGCGCCACCGTCATCGTCACCAACGTGGAGCGGTTCGAAAAGCTGTGA
- a CDS encoding ribonuclease Z, whose product MLTVTLLGCGGTQPLPHRALSALTVSVGGAAVLLDCGEGTQTALRRWGVSAYRLTHILLTHYHGDHILGLPGLLQTLSSLGRTGPLTITGPAGLDAVAAPIAALAGPLPFAVHWQEAGDQPFGAGPLTVTPVPLQHRVPCCGYALHLPRAGRFDTARALAAGVPVSLWGRLQAGEAVGGFTPDQVLGPPRRGLTVVYATDTSPCPALLEAARDADLLCMDATYPDDADRDKARLYGHATCRETGALAAEAGVRRLWLTHYSAAVTDLEPGLAAARSQYPGAVAGTDGLRLELDFDKEDEPT is encoded by the coding sequence ATGCTTACCGTGACGTTGCTGGGCTGCGGCGGCACCCAGCCGCTGCCCCACCGGGCGCTGTCCGCCCTCACCGTCAGCGTGGGGGGCGCCGCCGTATTGCTGGACTGCGGCGAGGGTACCCAGACCGCCCTGCGCCGCTGGGGCGTCAGCGCCTACCGGCTGACCCACATCCTGCTCACCCACTACCACGGGGACCACATCCTGGGCCTGCCGGGCCTGCTGCAGACCCTGTCCAGCCTGGGCCGCACCGGGCCGCTGACCATCACCGGCCCGGCGGGGCTGGACGCCGTGGCGGCGCCCATCGCTGCCCTGGCGGGACCGCTGCCCTTTGCCGTGCACTGGCAGGAGGCGGGGGACCAGCCCTTCGGGGCGGGACCTCTCACCGTGACGCCGGTGCCCCTGCAGCACCGGGTGCCCTGCTGCGGCTATGCGCTGCATCTGCCCCGGGCCGGACGGTTCGACACCGCCCGGGCGCTGGCGGCGGGGGTGCCGGTCTCCCTGTGGGGACGGCTGCAGGCAGGGGAGGCCGTGGGCGGCTTCACCCCCGACCAGGTGCTCGGCCCGCCCCGGCGGGGGCTGACCGTGGTCTACGCCACCGACACCAGCCCCTGCCCGGCGCTGCTGGAAGCCGCCCGGGACGCCGACCTGCTCTGCATGGACGCCACCTACCCCGACGACGCCGACCGGGACAAGGCCCGGCTCTACGGCCACGCCACCTGCCGGGAAACCGGCGCCCTGGCCGCCGAAGCCGGGGTGCGGCGGCTCTGGCTGACCCACTATTCCGCCGCCGTCACCGACCTGGAACCGGGGCTGGCGGCGGCCCGCAGCCAATACCCCGGCGCCGTGGCCGGTACCGACGGACTGCGGCTGGAACTGGATTTTGACAAAGAGGACGAACCGACGTGA
- a CDS encoding DUF362 domain-containing protein — MAHTVSSECVACGACVDTCPVGAISMEDKAVVDAGSCIDCGACEGVCPTGAIQAE; from the coding sequence ATGGCTCATACCGTTTCCAGCGAGTGCGTTGCTTGCGGTGCATGTGTTGACACCTGCCCCGTCGGTGCGATCAGCATGGAGGACAAGGCGGTGGTCGATGCTGGTTCCTGCATCGATTGCGGCGCTTGCGAGGGCGTTTGCCCCACCGGTGCAATCCAGGCTGAATAA
- a CDS encoding ECF transporter S component yields the protein MNTHAKTHKLVLSALFLALCLVLPIVTGGIPAIGNMLLPMHIPVLFCGLICGWQYGLVVGFVAPLLRSVLFGMPPMYPVALAMAFELAAYGLIIGLVYALIHKRGLAALYASLLAAMVGGRLVWGLAEVVLLGMAGNAFTLQAFLSGALLTAVPGIILQLVLIPAVMVGLDRTGVVRFQHAEG from the coding sequence ATGAATACCCACGCAAAAACCCACAAATTGGTGCTGTCGGCTCTGTTCCTTGCCCTCTGCCTCGTGCTGCCCATCGTCACCGGCGGCATCCCGGCCATCGGCAACATGCTCCTGCCCATGCACATCCCCGTGCTGTTCTGCGGCCTCATCTGCGGCTGGCAGTACGGCCTCGTCGTAGGCTTCGTCGCCCCCCTGCTGCGCTCGGTACTCTTCGGCATGCCCCCCATGTACCCCGTCGCCCTGGCCATGGCCTTTGAACTGGCTGCCTACGGCCTCATCATCGGCCTGGTCTACGCCCTCATCCACAAGCGCGGCCTCGCAGCCCTCTACGCCAGCCTGCTGGCGGCTATGGTCGGCGGCCGCCTCGTCTGGGGCCTGGCCGAAGTCGTCCTGCTGGGTATGGCCGGCAACGCCTTCACCCTGCAGGCCTTCCTGTCCGGCGCGCTGCTCACCGCCGTGCCCGGCATCATCCTCCAGCTGGTGCTCATCCCCGCCGTCATGGTCGGCCTCGACCGTACCGGCGTCGTCCGCTTCCAGCACGCCGAAGGGTAA
- a CDS encoding DUF3842 family protein, producing MNSKRIVLVLDGQGGGMGTQLIKMLAPVLPADCDLLAVGTNVLATNAMLKAGARRGATGENAVVYNASRADLILGPIGMILANGIMGEVSPRMASAVSGSEAEKILVPSSHCGVQIAGTQDCRLEEYLQSAVTLALRALES from the coding sequence ATGAATTCCAAGAGAATCGTACTGGTCCTGGACGGGCAGGGGGGCGGCATGGGCACCCAGCTCATCAAGATGCTGGCGCCCGTGCTGCCCGCCGACTGTGACCTGCTGGCCGTGGGCACCAACGTGCTGGCCACCAACGCCATGCTCAAAGCCGGCGCCCGCCGCGGCGCCACCGGCGAAAACGCCGTGGTGTACAACGCCTCCCGGGCGGACCTCATCCTGGGTCCCATCGGGATGATCCTGGCCAACGGCATCATGGGCGAGGTATCGCCCCGGATGGCGTCGGCGGTCTCGGGGTCGGAGGCCGAAAAGATCCTCGTCCCGTCCTCCCACTGCGGCGTCCAGATCGCCGGTACCCAGGACTGCCGCCTGGAAGAATACCTGCAAAGCGCCGTGACCCTGGCCCTGCGGGCCCTGGAATCATGA
- a CDS encoding uridine kinase family protein: MSAALFAAAAPVLAAARTLQSSDRPALLAIDGRCGSGKSTLAAFLGRELGCTVLHMDDFYLPPARRRPDWMDHPGANMDFARLRQEVLDPLLAGRTAQYRPYVCRLGALQETAAILPPRPLTILEGSYALHPHLNVPFACRVFLTCTPDCQRQRLQSREGAHFADFQKRWIPLEEGYLAACHPEKNCDFVLDTTAMTV; encoded by the coding sequence ATGAGCGCCGCCCTCTTCGCCGCGGCCGCCCCCGTGCTGGCCGCCGCCCGGACCCTGCAGTCCTCCGACCGGCCCGCCCTGCTGGCCATCGACGGCCGCTGCGGCAGCGGCAAATCCACCCTGGCTGCTTTTCTGGGCCGGGAACTGGGCTGCACCGTCCTCCATATGGACGACTTCTACCTGCCTCCCGCCCGCCGCCGCCCCGACTGGATGGACCACCCCGGCGCCAATATGGACTTCGCCCGCCTGCGCCAGGAAGTGCTGGACCCGCTGCTGGCCGGCCGTACGGCGCAGTACCGGCCCTACGTCTGCCGCCTGGGCGCTCTGCAGGAAACCGCCGCCATCCTTCCGCCCCGGCCCCTCACCATCCTGGAAGGCAGCTACGCCCTCCATCCCCACCTGAACGTCCCCTTCGCCTGCCGGGTGTTCCTCACCTGCACGCCGGACTGCCAGCGCCAACGTCTGCAATCCCGGGAAGGCGCCCACTTCGCCGACTTCCAGAAACGCTGGATCCCCCTGGAAGAAGGATACTTGGCCGCCTGTCACCCCGAAAAAAACTGCGATTTTGTGCTGGACACCACCGCCATGACGGTGTAA
- a CDS encoding aminotransferase class I/II-fold pyridoxal phosphate-dependent enzyme, with amino-acid sequence MQSILQQQCEALAAARYPLHMPGHKRRTAPAPGLGCYAFDLTEIQGADDLHDADGILADAMSRTAALYGSARCWYLVGGSTVGLLAGIRAAAPFGSEVLVARNCHKAVYHALELGRLTAHYLTPPVVPDFGVYGSVPPAAVAAALDAHPAVRCVILTSPTYEGVQSDLKAIADLCHARGVPLLVDEAHGAHYLPLAEPCGWRGGAVAAGADLVVQSAHKTLPSLTQTAWLHLNGTRIDPAAVERQLDVFETSSPSYPLLVSLDGCTGWLATEGPAAFAAWRQRLDRFAAAARPWHHTPVLGLGAERQDFYGYDDGKILLRIGAAGAADLRGAGFEPEMVCGPNVLAMSSPCDDADALDRLADFLTRRDETAPPPPRAGALLPAPGAARCTIAEALDRPAVRCPLADAAGKTAAEYVWAYPPGVPLLAPGEEVTPAFLEAAAALAADGTALHHTGAGDAQNLAVLG; translated from the coding sequence ATGCAATCTATCTTACAACAACAATGTGAAGCGCTGGCCGCGGCGCGGTATCCCTTGCACATGCCGGGGCACAAGCGGCGGACGGCTCCTGCGCCGGGGCTGGGATGTTACGCCTTCGACCTCACCGAGATCCAGGGCGCCGACGACCTCCACGACGCCGACGGTATCCTGGCCGACGCCATGAGCCGCACCGCCGCCCTCTACGGCTCCGCCCGGTGCTGGTACCTGGTGGGCGGCTCCACCGTGGGGCTGCTGGCGGGCATCCGCGCCGCCGCCCCCTTCGGCAGCGAGGTCCTGGTGGCCCGCAACTGCCACAAGGCCGTCTACCACGCCCTCGAGCTGGGCCGCCTCACCGCCCACTATCTGACGCCCCCCGTGGTGCCGGACTTCGGCGTCTACGGCAGCGTGCCCCCCGCCGCGGTGGCCGCCGCCCTGGACGCCCACCCCGCCGTGCGGTGCGTCATTTTGACCAGCCCCACCTACGAGGGCGTCCAGAGCGACCTCAAGGCCATCGCGGACCTCTGCCACGCCCGGGGCGTGCCCCTCCTCGTGGACGAGGCCCACGGCGCCCACTATCTGCCTCTGGCCGAACCCTGCGGCTGGCGGGGCGGCGCCGTGGCGGCCGGGGCCGACCTCGTCGTGCAGAGCGCCCACAAGACGCTGCCCAGCCTGACCCAGACCGCCTGGCTGCATCTCAACGGTACCCGCATCGACCCCGCCGCCGTGGAACGGCAGCTGGACGTCTTCGAGACCAGCTCCCCCAGCTATCCGCTCCTCGTCAGCCTGGACGGCTGCACCGGCTGGCTGGCCACCGAAGGCCCCGCCGCCTTCGCCGCCTGGCGGCAGCGGCTGGACCGGTTCGCCGCCGCGGCCCGGCCATGGCACCACACCCCGGTGCTGGGCCTCGGGGCCGAACGGCAGGACTTTTACGGCTATGACGACGGCAAGATTTTGCTGCGCATCGGCGCGGCGGGAGCCGCCGACCTGCGGGGGGCCGGCTTCGAGCCGGAGATGGTCTGCGGCCCCAACGTGCTGGCCATGTCGAGCCCCTGCGACGACGCGGACGCTCTCGACCGGCTGGCGGATTTCCTCACCCGGCGGGACGAGACCGCCCCGCCGCCGCCCCGGGCGGGGGCCCTGCTGCCCGCCCCCGGCGCCGCCCGCTGCACCATCGCCGAGGCCCTGGACCGCCCGGCGGTGCGCTGCCCCCTGGCCGACGCCGCGGGAAAAACCGCCGCCGAGTACGTCTGGGCCTATCCCCCCGGGGTGCCGCTGCTGGCCCCCGGCGAGGAAGTCACCCCCGCCTTTCTGGAGGCCGCCGCGGCCCTGGCCGCCGACGGCACCGCTTTGCACCACACCGGCGCCGGAGATGCCCAAAACCTTGCCGTGCTGGGCTGA